In the Maribacter sp. MJ134 genome, one interval contains:
- a CDS encoding purine-nucleoside phosphorylase: MTKKQLQESVDYLINKGFDAPEFGIVLGTGLGRLVDEIQEPIEAHYNHIPFFPLATVEFHTGKLVFGTIEGKKVVVMQGRFHLYEGYDFLDITYPIRVMHMLGIKKLFISNAAGAINLDFKKGDIMLIEDHINLQGGSPLAFKNVAEFGERFTDMSEPYDLEMREKLENIAVTHNISLKKGVYASVVGPQLETKAEYRMLKILGSDAVGMSTVPEVIVANHLGLPIVAVSVLTDECDPDNLKPVDIGEIIAIAGETEPKMVKLFSELIKQL; encoded by the coding sequence ATGACTAAGAAACAATTACAGGAATCCGTTGATTATCTTATTAACAAGGGTTTTGATGCCCCAGAATTTGGAATTGTATTGGGAACTGGATTGGGTAGGCTAGTAGATGAGATTCAGGAGCCTATAGAGGCGCATTACAATCATATCCCGTTTTTTCCATTGGCCACTGTTGAATTTCATACCGGCAAACTGGTTTTTGGTACCATTGAAGGTAAAAAAGTAGTGGTAATGCAAGGTCGCTTTCATTTATACGAGGGTTATGATTTTCTGGATATTACCTATCCCATACGCGTTATGCATATGCTGGGCATAAAAAAACTCTTCATTTCCAATGCCGCTGGGGCAATTAACCTGGATTTTAAAAAGGGAGATATTATGCTCATTGAAGATCACATTAACCTGCAAGGTGGTTCGCCCCTAGCATTTAAGAACGTAGCGGAGTTCGGGGAACGTTTTACAGACATGTCGGAGCCTTATGATTTGGAAATGCGCGAAAAATTGGAAAATATCGCCGTTACACATAACATATCCTTAAAGAAAGGTGTCTACGCATCGGTTGTTGGGCCTCAGTTAGAGACAAAGGCAGAGTATCGGATGCTTAAAATTTTAGGTTCGGATGCCGTGGGCATGAGTACCGTTCCGGAAGTAATAGTGGCCAATCACTTGGGTCTGCCCATTGTAGCGGTCTCCGTATTGACCGATGAATGTGACCCTGATAATCTGAAACCCGTGGATATCGGGGAGATTATTGCCATTGCCGGCGAAACAGAACCTAAAATGGTAAAATTATTCAGCGAATTGATAAAACAACTGTAA
- a CDS encoding TIGR04282 family arsenosugar biosynthesis glycosyltransferase — MGILQTKKEVKDEKTVDFHLVNSKNLLLIFTRNPELGKCKTRLAAKVGDNAALEIYKFLLGHTASITKNLYATKAVYYSEEIWENDIWDPTIFDKKLQEGATLGERMANAFKDGFEKGFERILVIGSDMHDLNQQDLEEAFKALEKNDYVVGPALDGGYYLLGMKKYKDALFNAKDWGTETVLEATLKDLKEERLQLLSEKNDVDHYEDIKDIKAFAPYLKHMKND, encoded by the coding sequence TTGGGAATACTACAAACTAAAAAAGAAGTGAAAGATGAAAAAACCGTTGATTTTCATCTCGTTAATTCAAAAAATCTCCTGCTTATATTCACGCGAAATCCAGAGCTGGGAAAATGCAAAACAAGACTTGCAGCTAAGGTAGGTGATAATGCCGCTCTGGAAATCTATAAATTTCTTTTAGGACATACGGCGAGCATCACCAAAAACCTTTATGCCACCAAGGCCGTTTATTATTCCGAGGAAATCTGGGAAAATGATATTTGGGACCCTACTATCTTTGATAAAAAATTACAAGAGGGAGCAACTTTAGGCGAACGCATGGCGAACGCATTTAAAGATGGATTCGAAAAAGGGTTTGAGCGTATACTAGTCATTGGAAGTGACATGCACGACCTTAACCAACAAGATCTTGAAGAAGCCTTTAAAGCTTTAGAAAAAAACGATTACGTGGTAGGGCCCGCGTTGGATGGTGGCTACTATCTTCTGGGAATGAAAAAATATAAAGATGCGCTTTTTAATGCTAAGGATTGGGGAACGGAAACCGTTTTGGAGGCTACCTTGAAGGATTTAAAGGAAGAACGTTTGCAATTACTTTCAGAAAAGAACGATGTAGACCATTATGAAGATATTAAAGACATTAAGGCTTTTGCGCCTTATTTAAAACATATGAAAAATGACTAA
- a CDS encoding rhodanese-like domain-containing protein, protein MKPFLTFLSILLFGHSIWSQDKLDRTLKKFNKESVPYIYTNDLASAEGTILLDTRKKEEYQVSHLKNAIWVGHKEFDEDRVRSKIPDKEATIVVYCSIGVRSENIGEKLMDMGYRNVKNLYGGIFDWKNTNRPVYNLNNQKTDSVHAFSKHWGKLLTKGIKVYDKTKE, encoded by the coding sequence ATGAAACCTTTTCTTACGTTCCTTTCTATTTTATTGTTTGGCCACAGCATTTGGTCGCAGGATAAGCTGGACCGAACACTGAAAAAATTCAATAAGGAGTCGGTTCCCTACATCTATACCAACGATCTGGCATCTGCTGAGGGAACCATACTTTTAGATACACGCAAAAAAGAAGAATACCAGGTAAGCCACTTAAAAAATGCCATTTGGGTAGGTCACAAAGAATTTGACGAGGATAGGGTACGTTCAAAAATACCGGACAAGGAAGCTACTATCGTTGTCTACTGTTCCATTGGGGTACGTTCAGAAAATATAGGCGAAAAACTTATGGATATGGGCTACCGCAACGTAAAGAATCTCTACGGAGGTATTTTTGATTGGAAAAATACGAATCGTCCCGTTTATAATCTCAACAATCAAAAGACCGATAGCGTTCACGCTTTTAGTAAGCATTGGGGGAAATTATTGACCAAAGGCATCAAGGTCTATGACAAGACCAAAGAGTGA
- a CDS encoding glycoside hydrolase family 32 protein, with the protein MKIKYINTLVLILPLVIFSCKDNTDKLLKNEVSKKESYYTEAYRPQYHFTPEEKWMNDPNGLVYQDGTYHLFYQYYPDSTVWGPMHWGHAVSKDMMHWKHKPIALYPDDNGLIFSGSAVVDVDNTSGFGTADTPPLVAIFTYHLMAGEKAGRKDFQTQGIAYSLDNGDSWTKYEGNPVIGNNGIKDFRDPKVFWNEQLQLWTMLLVAGDHMQVWNSPDLKKWNQVSEFGKDKGAHGGVWECPDMFPLKVEGSAEEKWVLLISINPGAPNGGSGTQYFVGDFDGETFTTNQVASKWLDLGRDNYAGVTYNNTPNNERIFIGWMSNWDYARDTPTEKWRSAMTMPRKLSLQKNNDVYELINYPLAALDAIVKKGSKEVDFTVGPSQTETMELQHNNQSEIRFNTSARAFQMRLKNELGDSVVITLNGADGKIMFDRTASGVTDFAANFALGPQTMFVPNLPEDEVEFRILLDKSSIELFVNKGQYVMTNQIFPRDSFTILEVKNLSTDSLRLNSLSENKVKRIWD; encoded by the coding sequence ATGAAAATTAAGTACATCAATACTCTCGTTCTTATACTTCCACTGGTAATTTTTTCCTGTAAGGATAATACTGATAAGCTTTTGAAAAATGAGGTGTCAAAGAAAGAATCCTACTATACGGAAGCGTATCGCCCACAGTACCATTTTACGCCAGAGGAAAAATGGATGAACGATCCTAATGGACTCGTTTACCAAGACGGGACCTATCATTTGTTCTATCAGTACTATCCCGATAGTACGGTTTGGGGGCCTATGCATTGGGGCCATGCCGTAAGCAAGGATATGATGCATTGGAAGCATAAGCCCATAGCCTTATATCCGGACGACAACGGCCTAATATTTTCCGGTAGTGCCGTAGTGGACGTGGATAATACTTCGGGTTTCGGAACTGCGGACACACCACCTTTAGTGGCCATTTTCACCTATCATTTAATGGCGGGAGAAAAAGCGGGCAGAAAAGATTTTCAGACACAGGGCATTGCTTATAGCTTGGATAATGGTGATAGTTGGACCAAGTACGAGGGTAATCCTGTCATAGGTAATAACGGCATCAAGGATTTTAGGGACCCTAAGGTATTCTGGAACGAGCAATTACAATTGTGGACAATGCTTTTGGTGGCCGGGGACCATATGCAGGTTTGGAATTCGCCTGACCTAAAAAAATGGAACCAGGTGAGCGAATTTGGAAAGGATAAAGGAGCGCATGGCGGAGTTTGGGAATGTCCGGATATGTTTCCTCTAAAAGTAGAAGGGTCGGCAGAGGAAAAATGGGTGTTGTTGATCAGCATCAATCCAGGTGCCCCGAACGGAGGAAGCGGAACGCAATACTTTGTGGGTGATTTTGATGGGGAGACCTTTACGACGAATCAAGTAGCAAGCAAATGGCTAGATTTAGGAAGGGATAACTACGCTGGTGTAACGTACAACAACACCCCGAATAACGAACGTATTTTTATAGGTTGGATGAGCAACTGGGACTACGCTCGCGATACCCCTACCGAAAAATGGCGTAGTGCCATGACGATGCCAAGAAAATTGTCCTTGCAAAAGAACAACGATGTCTACGAGCTTATAAATTATCCGTTGGCAGCCTTGGACGCCATTGTGAAAAAAGGCTCAAAAGAAGTAGATTTCACAGTAGGTCCGAGCCAAACGGAAACGATGGAGTTACAGCATAACAACCAGTCGGAGATCCGCTTTAATACTTCTGCAAGAGCGTTTCAAATGCGTCTAAAAAATGAGCTAGGGGATAGCGTGGTAATTACCCTAAATGGTGCTGACGGTAAAATAATGTTTGACCGCACCGCATCTGGTGTAACGGATTTTGCCGCTAATTTTGCCTTAGGTCCCCAGACCATGTTCGTTCCTAATTTACCCGAGGATGAGGTGGAGTTTAGGATACTCCTGGATAAATCTTCTATTGAGCTTTTTGTAAACAAAGGGCAGTACGTAATGACGAACCAAATATTCCCAAGAGATTCCTTTACGATTTTGGAGGTGAAGAACCTATCAACGGATAGCTTACGGTTAAATAGCCTTAGCGAAAATAAGGTGAAGCGAATATGGGATTAG
- a CDS encoding GIY-YIG nuclease family protein, producing MHYLYILYSEKISRYYIGESPDIVNRLEQHNAHYFKKSFTKAADDWQIVVSMQLNSRKDAIYLEKFIKRMKSKTFIQKIVKDTDILLDILSKKP from the coding sequence ATGCATTACCTGTACATTCTTTACAGCGAGAAAATAAGCAGATACTATATCGGGGAATCTCCAGATATAGTAAATAGGTTAGAACAACATAATGCTCATTATTTTAAAAAATCATTTACAAAAGCGGCGGACGATTGGCAAATTGTAGTTTCGATGCAATTAAACAGTAGGAAAGATGCAATCTATCTTGAAAAATTCATTAAACGAATGAAAAGCAAAACCTTCATTCAGAAGATTGTAAAGGACACCGACATTCTATTGGATATCCTAAGTAAAAAACCATAG
- a CDS encoding GIY-YIG nuclease family protein, with product MHYLYILYSEKISRYYIGESPDIVNRLEQHNAHYFKKAFTKAAGDWEIVVSMQLKSRKDAIYLEKFIKRMKSKTFIQKIVKDNDILLDILNKKP from the coding sequence ATGCATTACCTGTACATTCTTTACAGCGAGAAAATAAGCAGATACTATATCGGGGAATCTCCGGATATAGTAAATAGGTTAGAACAACACAATGCTCATTATTTTAAAAAAGCATTTACAAAAGCGGCGGGCGATTGGGAAATTGTAGTTTCGATGCAATTAAAAAGTAGGAAAGATGCAATCTATCTTGAAAAATTCATTAAACGAATGAAAAGCAAAACCTTCATTCAGAAGATTGTAAAGGACAATGACATTCTATTGGATATCCTAAATAAAAAACCATAG
- a CDS encoding TldD/PmbA family protein, translating into MKRRDFVQLSGMGAASLLVPASLMGNNIQAEALLEPGMDVIVKKRMADVALNTAKSMGATYADARIGRYLNQYVFTREDKVQNVVNTESFGIGIRVIANGTWGFASTNSVTEDGIKKATQQAVAIAKANSKIQTEPVKLAPVQAHGEVSWKTPIQKDFKEVPVSEKVDLLLNANAAAMNNGANFVNSALFMVNEQKYFASTDGSYIDQDVHRIWPTFGVTAVDREAGKFKTRQAMSAPMGMGYEYMDGLASEKLEGPAGITLYRKSYDIVEDAVQAAKQATQMLTAKSVDPGKYDLVLEPNHLGLTIHESVGHPLELDRVLGYEANYAGTSFATLDKWKSGDFNYGSDIVNLVADKTMEGSLGAVGYDDEGVKCKQWDLVRNGTLVNYQAIRDQVNIIGQNESHGCCYAQSWNDVQFQRMPNVSLEPGKEKYSISEMIKDVEKGIYIAGRGSYSIDQQRYNFQFGGTVFYEIKDGKIVGMLNDVAYQSNTQEFWNSCAKICDESDYRMFGSFFDGKGQPSQISAVSHGSSTTRFNDINVINTGRSI; encoded by the coding sequence ATGAAAAGAAGAGACTTTGTACAATTATCGGGAATGGGCGCAGCCTCACTCTTGGTGCCAGCTAGTTTGATGGGAAATAACATTCAGGCAGAAGCACTGCTGGAGCCAGGCATGGATGTTATAGTTAAGAAACGCATGGCAGATGTAGCACTCAATACCGCAAAATCGATGGGGGCCACCTATGCGGATGCTAGAATAGGTAGATACTTGAACCAATATGTCTTTACAAGAGAGGACAAGGTACAAAATGTGGTTAATACAGAATCCTTTGGAATCGGTATACGGGTCATCGCTAACGGGACTTGGGGTTTTGCCTCCACGAACAGTGTTACTGAGGATGGTATCAAAAAAGCGACACAACAGGCTGTAGCTATTGCAAAGGCAAATTCTAAGATTCAGACAGAGCCCGTAAAATTGGCTCCCGTGCAAGCGCATGGTGAAGTATCTTGGAAAACGCCTATTCAAAAAGATTTTAAAGAGGTTCCGGTTTCCGAGAAAGTAGATTTACTTTTAAATGCAAACGCGGCCGCTATGAATAATGGTGCCAATTTTGTAAACTCTGCGTTGTTCATGGTGAACGAGCAAAAGTATTTTGCTTCAACGGACGGTTCTTACATAGACCAGGACGTACACCGTATATGGCCTACTTTCGGCGTTACTGCGGTCGATAGGGAAGCGGGCAAGTTCAAGACTAGACAGGCCATGAGTGCCCCGATGGGTATGGGTTATGAATATATGGACGGTCTGGCTTCCGAAAAACTGGAAGGTCCGGCAGGAATCACTCTGTATAGAAAGAGTTATGATATTGTGGAGGATGCGGTACAGGCCGCTAAACAGGCAACACAAATGCTTACCGCGAAATCAGTAGACCCTGGGAAATATGATTTGGTCTTAGAGCCTAACCATTTAGGGTTAACGATTCATGAATCTGTTGGGCATCCTTTGGAACTGGACAGGGTGCTCGGTTACGAAGCAAACTACGCGGGTACAAGTTTTGCTACGTTGGACAAGTGGAAATCCGGTGACTTTAACTACGGTAGCGATATTGTAAACCTCGTTGCCGACAAAACCATGGAGGGTAGTCTTGGTGCTGTTGGTTATGATGATGAAGGAGTAAAATGCAAACAGTGGGATTTAGTCAGGAACGGAACATTGGTAAATTATCAGGCCATTCGTGATCAAGTGAACATTATTGGCCAGAATGAATCCCATGGATGTTGTTATGCCCAAAGTTGGAACGATGTGCAATTCCAAAGAATGCCCAATGTATCATTAGAGCCGGGTAAAGAAAAATATTCCATTTCCGAAATGATAAAAGATGTTGAAAAAGGAATCTATATTGCCGGGAGAGGCTCTTACTCTATCGACCAACAACGGTATAACTTCCAGTTTGGAGGTACTGTTTTCTATGAAATTAAAGATGGTAAAATAGTGGGTATGCTTAATGATGTGGCATATCAGTCCAACACGCAAGAGTTCTGGAACTCCTGCGCAAAGATTTGTGATGAAAGCGATTACAGGATGTTCGGTTCCTTCTTTGACGGTAAAGGACAGCCATCACAGATAAGTGCGGTATCCCATGGTAGTTCTACCACTAGGTTTAACGATATCAATGTAATCAATACAGGTCGTAGCATCTAA
- a CDS encoding TldD/PmbA family protein, giving the protein MAIYTEEEARKIMEKALRFSTADTCEINLSGSESGNIRYARNSVSTSGHRSNQTLVVQSSYGKKSGTATIDEFDDVSLEKVVKRAEELAKLSPENPEFMEPLEQQTYDEAINYVEATANISPEYRATVANDSIQPAIANDVTAAGFLDDSYGFSAMLNSKGLFAYNKYSNVDFTVTMRSNDGTGSGWVSRDYNDIAKFDASEASKTAIDKAVLSKEAKAIEPGKYTVILEPAAAENLITNLGYSIDARTADEGRSFMSKEGGGTKIGEKIVDERVNLWSDPLHPEVPTGTWNGSGQALKKTSWIENGVVKNLAYSRYWAQQKGVDPIPYPDNLIMGGGDASLEDLIKSTKKGILVTRLWYIRTVDPQTLLYTGLTRDGTFYIENGEIKYPVKNFRFNESPIIMLNNLETLGKQVRINGNLIPYMKIRDFTFTSLSDAV; this is encoded by the coding sequence ATGGCAATATATACAGAAGAAGAAGCTAGAAAAATAATGGAGAAAGCATTGCGTTTTTCCACGGCTGATACTTGCGAAATAAACTTGAGCGGAAGTGAAAGTGGTAACATACGTTACGCACGGAATTCCGTCTCCACCTCCGGGCACCGATCTAACCAAACCTTGGTGGTGCAATCCAGTTATGGTAAAAAGTCCGGGACGGCAACCATAGACGAATTTGATGATGTCTCTTTAGAAAAAGTAGTCAAACGGGCAGAGGAGTTAGCGAAATTATCTCCGGAGAATCCAGAATTCATGGAACCTTTGGAGCAACAAACCTATGATGAGGCAATAAATTACGTAGAAGCAACGGCAAATATTTCACCAGAATATAGAGCTACCGTTGCGAATGACAGTATACAACCGGCAATAGCCAACGATGTAACCGCAGCGGGATTTTTGGACGATTCTTACGGGTTTAGCGCCATGCTCAATTCTAAAGGTTTATTTGCCTATAACAAATATTCCAACGTAGATTTTACGGTGACCATGCGCAGTAATGATGGTACAGGGTCTGGATGGGTTTCTAGAGACTATAACGATATTGCCAAGTTCGATGCTTCGGAAGCATCGAAAACAGCAATTGATAAGGCGGTACTTTCCAAAGAGGCCAAGGCCATAGAGCCGGGAAAATATACCGTGATTTTGGAACCGGCCGCAGCGGAAAATCTAATCACTAATCTGGGCTATTCCATAGATGCCAGAACTGCCGACGAAGGCCGTAGTTTTATGTCCAAAGAAGGAGGCGGAACCAAGATAGGGGAGAAAATTGTGGACGAACGCGTGAATCTTTGGTCAGACCCCCTTCATCCAGAAGTACCCACCGGTACTTGGAACGGTTCGGGACAAGCTTTAAAGAAAACTTCTTGGATAGAAAACGGAGTCGTAAAGAATTTGGCCTATAGTAGGTACTGGGCCCAGCAAAAAGGGGTAGACCCTATACCTTACCCGGATAATCTCATTATGGGCGGAGGAGACGCCTCTCTTGAGGATTTGATTAAAAGCACAAAAAAGGGAATTTTGGTAACGCGTTTATGGTACATCAGAACCGTAGATCCGCAAACCCTGCTCTATACGGGATTAACAAGAGATGGGACTTTCTATATTGAAAACGGAGAAATCAAGTATCCTGTTAAGAACTTTAGATTTAATGAGAGTCCAATAATCATGTTGAACAACTTGGAGACACTTGGCAAACAAGTGCGCATCAACGGTAATCTTATACCATACATGAAAATAAGGGACTTCACTTTTACGAGTTTATCGGACGCGGTTTAA
- a CDS encoding DUF4159 domain-containing protein, translating into MSTNFFFTRLQYESGDWDVDQRMPSNLLNSLVEYTTLKVNTVENIVPLASDAIFKCPFCYLSGHKLVQFTKKERENFEKYVNNGGFVFVDDCNHDIDGLFAKSFERQMEEIFGNSRLKKLPNDHELYSIFFEFEDGPPTTSQELNGWGDDLVHEYLKAIEVNGRVGVLYSNKDYGCEWDYDFRNKRWYKIDNTRFGVNIVMYALTS; encoded by the coding sequence TTGAGCACAAATTTTTTCTTTACTAGGCTACAGTATGAATCCGGGGATTGGGATGTAGATCAGCGAATGCCCTCCAATCTTTTGAATTCTTTGGTGGAGTACACCACTTTAAAGGTCAATACGGTAGAGAATATCGTGCCCTTGGCGAGCGATGCCATTTTTAAGTGTCCCTTCTGTTACCTGTCCGGTCACAAACTAGTGCAGTTCACAAAAAAGGAAAGAGAGAACTTTGAAAAGTATGTGAACAACGGGGGCTTTGTTTTTGTTGACGATTGCAACCATGACATCGATGGACTTTTTGCCAAATCCTTTGAACGTCAGATGGAAGAAATATTTGGGAATAGCAGGTTAAAGAAATTACCCAATGACCATGAACTGTATTCCATTTTTTTTGAATTTGAGGATGGCCCGCCAACCACGTCCCAAGAGCTGAACGGTTGGGGAGATGACCTCGTCCATGAGTATTTAAAGGCAATTGAGGTAAATGGTAGGGTCGGCGTACTCTACAGCAATAAGGATTATGGATGCGAATGGGATTATGATTTTAGAAACAAACGTTGGTATAAAATAGACAATACACGATTTGGAGTGAATATCGTGATGTATGCATTAACTTCTTAA
- a CDS encoding AAA family ATPase, whose protein sequence is MDNKLLKAEQEINELTDKLSLLKKEIAKVIVGQEETIEHLLITFLAGGHALLEGVPGLAKTLLIRTLSQAIDLKFNRIQFTPDLMPSDIIGTEILEDDHSSGKKFFKFNKGPIFANIILADEINRTPPKTQAALLEAMQEFEVTYSGETYPMARPFFILATQNPIEQSGTFALPEAQQDRFLFYIKIGYPTAKEEAAILKNTTGSKKAVIEKVLGGEDIIKLQQLVRDVPISDDLIDYVNKIVRATRPETTTDTFVKEWVSWGAGPRAGQAMILTAKARALQDGRLAVTEEDLKKVAFPVLRHRVIVNFRAEAEGITSDKVTEKLLENSRS, encoded by the coding sequence ATGGATAACAAACTGCTGAAAGCAGAACAAGAAATAAATGAACTGACCGATAAACTTTCTTTGCTAAAAAAAGAGATTGCGAAGGTCATTGTGGGGCAGGAAGAGACGATTGAGCATTTGCTGATCACTTTTTTAGCAGGTGGCCACGCCTTATTGGAAGGAGTGCCGGGTCTTGCAAAAACCCTATTGATACGAACCCTTTCACAAGCCATAGATTTAAAATTCAATAGAATTCAGTTTACGCCAGACCTTATGCCTTCGGATATCATTGGTACGGAGATTTTAGAAGATGACCATAGTTCCGGGAAGAAATTCTTCAAATTTAATAAGGGGCCAATTTTTGCGAATATCATCCTGGCGGATGAAATTAATAGAACTCCTCCAAAAACCCAGGCAGCATTACTTGAGGCCATGCAGGAATTTGAAGTGACCTACTCCGGGGAAACCTATCCCATGGCTAGACCATTTTTTATTTTAGCCACCCAGAACCCCATTGAGCAATCGGGTACTTTTGCCTTACCGGAAGCCCAACAGGACCGTTTTTTGTTCTATATTAAAATAGGATACCCTACTGCCAAAGAAGAAGCTGCCATCTTGAAGAACACCACGGGTTCAAAGAAAGCGGTTATAGAAAAAGTGCTGGGAGGGGAAGATATCATAAAGCTACAGCAATTGGTGCGGGACGTTCCCATAAGTGACGATTTAATCGATTATGTCAATAAAATTGTGAGGGCTACTAGACCAGAAACGACGACAGATACCTTTGTCAAGGAATGGGTAAGTTGGGGTGCGGGACCCCGTGCCGGGCAGGCTATGATTTTAACGGCCAAAGCACGGGCATTACAGGATGGAAGACTAGCGGTAACGGAAGAGGATTTAAAGAAGGTCGCCTTTCCTGTGTTACGCCATAGGGTTATTGTGAACTTTAGGGCAGAAGCAGAGGGGATAACTTCTGATAAGGTTACTGAAAAACTATTGGAAAATTCGCGTTCATAA
- a CDS encoding DUF58 domain-containing protein: MKQDYRQLFQPKIINSVSGLSLIARVIVEGYLSGAHQSKRVGPGLEFSQYRGYQPGDDMRLLDWKMLARSGRFYIKESEIDTQVAVKFIVDASASMLHEEKGLSKMDYVRVLVASLAHISHKQGDATGLFSLNNSRLRALHPTSHKQHYNRLLHELIKIEGGGNWPSDRNSVTEIHHGGQKELLFVITDMYEQNGELTKWIQSLKTSRNEVVVLQVLGKNELEFNYTGALVFEDLETGKRVKVNAKNSKVQYLKEMEAALVKTKNFFLSNTIGHEVFRLDSPMEEALQLFLKKRMRLN; the protein is encoded by the coding sequence GTGAAACAGGATTATAGACAATTATTTCAACCAAAAATCATCAACAGTGTATCTGGCTTGTCACTTATAGCAAGGGTCATTGTAGAGGGTTATTTGTCGGGTGCGCATCAAAGCAAGCGGGTAGGTCCTGGGCTGGAATTCAGTCAATACCGGGGTTATCAGCCAGGGGACGATATGCGTTTGTTGGACTGGAAAATGTTGGCAAGGTCGGGTCGGTTTTATATCAAGGAATCCGAGATAGATACTCAGGTAGCTGTTAAATTCATTGTAGACGCAAGCGCATCCATGTTGCATGAGGAAAAAGGGCTGTCCAAAATGGACTACGTAAGGGTTTTGGTAGCTTCATTAGCACACATTTCCCATAAACAAGGAGATGCCACAGGTCTTTTTTCATTGAACAATAGCCGTTTGCGAGCATTGCATCCCACATCCCACAAACAACATTACAATCGCTTACTGCACGAGCTTATAAAGATTGAAGGAGGTGGTAATTGGCCATCGGATAGGAATTCCGTTACGGAGATTCATCACGGCGGTCAGAAGGAATTATTGTTCGTAATTACGGACATGTACGAGCAAAATGGGGAGTTGACCAAATGGATTCAATCGCTAAAGACTTCAAGAAACGAGGTGGTAGTACTTCAGGTTTTAGGAAAAAACGAATTGGAATTCAATTATACGGGAGCACTGGTATTTGAAGATTTGGAAACAGGAAAACGTGTAAAGGTGAATGCGAAAAACAGCAAAGTGCAGTATCTAAAAGAGATGGAGGCCGCTTTGGTAAAGACTAAAAATTTCTTCTTAAGTAATACCATTGGGCATGAGGTTTTTCGTTTGGACAGTCCCATGGAGGAGGCTTTGCAACTATTTCTGAAAAAACGAATGCGTTTAAATTAA